A part of Variovorax sp. HW608 genomic DNA contains:
- a CDS encoding MucB/RseB C-terminal domain-containing protein — MTVSIPIPERRYVILAAALCVAQVATAQTRISSPLAKAGPGNGETPTLGVVEWLQRMHAASKQRSYAGTFVVSAETGDLSSARIWHVCEGDLQMERIEALSGPPRSTFRRNDRVVTFLPESKVVKSEKRENLELFPNLLGAPDSSIADFYGVRVVGKGRVAGFDADVILLEPRDEFRFGYRVWSERRSGLVVKLQTLDRDNKVIEQSAFSELQLDVPIKVHALNQMMTSTSGYRVEKSELERTTAEREGWTLRKPVAGFKPVNCYRRPAGGESAGHTMQWTFSDGLASVSLFLEPYDAQRQAKEVLLALGATYTLTRRLTDKDGDWWLTAVGEVPPQTLDAFAQSLARAR, encoded by the coding sequence ATGACTGTTTCGATCCCAATCCCCGAGCGTCGATACGTGATCCTCGCGGCCGCGCTTTGCGTCGCGCAGGTGGCCACGGCTCAGACCCGGATCAGCTCGCCACTGGCAAAAGCGGGTCCTGGCAATGGCGAAACCCCGACCCTGGGCGTCGTCGAATGGCTCCAGCGCATGCATGCTGCGTCGAAGCAGCGCAGCTACGCCGGCACCTTTGTCGTTTCGGCGGAAACCGGCGATCTCTCCAGCGCACGCATCTGGCATGTCTGCGAAGGCGATCTCCAGATGGAGCGCATCGAGGCGCTCTCGGGGCCACCACGTTCGACATTTCGGCGCAATGATCGCGTCGTCACCTTCCTGCCCGAGTCGAAGGTGGTCAAGAGCGAGAAGCGGGAGAACCTCGAGCTGTTTCCGAACCTGCTCGGTGCTCCGGACTCGTCCATCGCCGATTTCTACGGTGTGCGGGTCGTGGGCAAGGGGCGCGTTGCCGGCTTCGATGCCGATGTGATTCTGCTGGAGCCTCGGGACGAATTCCGCTTCGGCTATCGGGTGTGGAGCGAGCGGCGCTCCGGCCTGGTCGTGAAGCTGCAGACGCTCGACCGCGACAACAAGGTCATCGAACAATCCGCCTTCTCCGAACTGCAGCTCGATGTGCCGATCAAGGTCCACGCCTTGAACCAGATGATGACCAGCACCTCGGGCTATCGCGTCGAGAAGTCGGAGCTCGAACGCACGACCGCCGAGCGCGAGGGCTGGACGCTCAGGAAGCCGGTCGCCGGGTTCAAGCCGGTGAATTGCTATCGGCGTCCGGCCGGCGGCGAGTCGGCTGGACACACGATGCAGTGGACCTTCTCGGATGGCCTCGCTTCCGTGTCGCTTTTCCTGGAGCCTTACGATGCCCAGCGCCAGGCCAAGGAAGTCCTTCTTGCACTCGGTGCCACCTATACGCTGACGCGCCGGCTGACCGACAAGGACGGGGATTGGTGGCTGACAGCCGTGGGCGAAGTGCCGCCGCAGACTTTGGACGCATTTGCCCAGAGCCTCGCCCGCGCGCGCTGA
- a CDS encoding sigma-E factor negative regulatory protein produces the protein MKHTNTVREQVSALADGHLRGEEFARMVGRIGFDEELRDTWQTYHLVGDVLRSGVHAPCSDTTTFLSRFQDRLAAEPPLQALEALPEAEPVHRSRAEAANEPVFRWKLVAGAASLAAAAAIGWNWVGIEGSRPAGAQLAQQQAAPAAVVAAANVAPAPRQTLIPARVLVGNGNPQVMLRDPRLDQLLEAHQQVSGASQLPSGFLRNATFERPSR, from the coding sequence ATGAAGCACACAAACACAGTTCGTGAGCAGGTGTCCGCGCTTGCTGATGGCCATTTGCGAGGCGAAGAATTTGCCCGCATGGTCGGCCGCATTGGCTTCGACGAAGAGCTGCGGGACACCTGGCAGACCTATCACCTGGTCGGCGATGTCCTGCGTTCGGGCGTCCACGCGCCGTGCAGCGACACCACGACCTTCCTTTCGCGATTCCAGGATCGCCTGGCGGCGGAGCCGCCGCTGCAGGCCCTGGAGGCGTTGCCCGAAGCGGAGCCGGTCCATCGTTCGCGCGCGGAGGCGGCCAACGAGCCCGTCTTCCGCTGGAAGCTCGTGGCCGGGGCGGCATCGCTGGCAGCGGCCGCAGCCATCGGCTGGAACTGGGTCGGCATCGAGGGCTCCCGTCCTGCCGGCGCGCAGCTGGCCCAGCAACAGGCGGCGCCGGCTGCGGTGGTCGCGGCGGCCAATGTCGCTCCTGCCCCGCGCCAGACGCTCATCCCCGCGCGAGTCCTGGTCGGAAACGGAAATCCGCAGGTCATGCTGCGTGATCCGCGACTCGATCAGCTGCTCGAAGCCCACCAGCAGGTCAGTGGCGCCTCGCAGCTTCCATCCGGATTCCTGCGCAACGCCACCTTCGAAAGGCCTTCGCGCTGA
- the rpoE gene encoding RNA polymerase sigma factor RpoE, with translation MTVSPPPVPPDAGPAGAPAEATKPGEVDFQLVQRTVAGDQKAFELLVIKYQRRIERLIGRMVRDVNLIEDIAQETFIRAYRALHQFRGEAQFYTWLYRIAVNTAKKALVDMKRDPTVTESALRSSSEEDDETYRPGNEPISDETPESVMAANEIAAAVEAAMEALPAELRQAVTLREIEGMSYEEIAEVMNCPIGTVRSRIFRAREAISARVKPLLDNQSGKRW, from the coding sequence ATGACAGTCTCGCCACCTCCCGTTCCACCGGATGCCGGACCGGCAGGTGCGCCCGCCGAGGCGACCAAGCCGGGCGAGGTCGATTTCCAGCTGGTCCAGCGGACCGTGGCGGGCGACCAGAAGGCGTTCGAGCTGCTCGTCATCAAGTACCAGCGCCGGATCGAGAGGTTGATCGGCCGCATGGTGCGGGACGTGAACCTGATCGAGGATATCGCCCAGGAGACTTTCATCCGAGCCTACCGGGCACTGCATCAGTTCCGGGGCGAGGCCCAGTTCTACACTTGGCTCTACCGGATCGCCGTCAATACCGCCAAGAAGGCCTTGGTCGACATGAAGCGGGATCCGACCGTCACCGAGAGTGCCCTGCGTTCGTCTTCCGAAGAGGACGATGAAACTTACCGGCCCGGAAACGAACCAATCAGCGACGAGACCCCCGAGTCCGTGATGGCGGCCAACGAGATAGCTGCGGCTGTCGAGGCGGCCATGGAAGCGTTGCCGGCCGAATTGCGGCAGGCGGTGACGCTGCGGGAAATCGAGGGGATGAGTTACGAAGAGATCGCCGAGGTCATGAACTGTCCGATCGGCACGGTGCGGTCGCGGATTTTCCGGGCCCGCGAGGCGATTTCTGCCAGGGTCAAGCCCTTGCTGGACAACCAGTCCGGCAAGCGATGGTAA
- the fabF gene encoding beta-ketoacyl-ACP synthase II, which produces MTKRRVVVTGLGCLAPVGNTVADSWANLLAGESGIANITAFDASAFACKFAGEVKGFDITQYISDKEARHMDRFIHLGLAAAVQAVQDSGLPTGEALSYEQAVRIGCNIGSGIGGLPMIEQTHGELVNRGPRRVSPFFVPASIINMISGHVSIKYGFKGPNIAVVTACTTGLHAIGTSARMIEYGDADVMIAGGAESTISPLGIGGFTAPRALSTRNDDPATASRPWDKDRDGFVLGEGAGVLVLEEYEHAKARGARIYAEIAGFGLTGDAYHMTAPDVDGPRRSMTMALANAGVNADQVQYLNAHGTSTQIGDINETNAIKLTFGDHAKRLVVNSTKSMTGHLLGGAGGIESVFTVLALHHQKSPPTINIFNQDPECDLDYCANEARDLKIDVAVKNNFGFGGTNGTLVFKRV; this is translated from the coding sequence ATGACCAAACGCCGCGTCGTTGTGACCGGGCTCGGTTGCCTCGCTCCTGTCGGAAATACGGTTGCCGACTCCTGGGCCAATTTGCTGGCCGGGGAGTCGGGTATCGCGAACATCACCGCGTTCGATGCAAGCGCCTTCGCCTGCAAGTTCGCGGGTGAGGTCAAGGGTTTCGACATCACCCAGTACATCTCGGATAAGGAAGCGCGTCACATGGACCGCTTCATTCATCTGGGGCTCGCCGCCGCCGTCCAGGCGGTGCAGGACAGCGGACTGCCGACCGGCGAAGCGCTGTCTTACGAGCAAGCCGTGCGCATTGGCTGCAACATCGGGTCCGGCATCGGCGGACTTCCGATGATCGAGCAGACCCATGGCGAACTGGTGAACCGTGGCCCGCGCCGCGTGTCGCCGTTCTTCGTGCCGGCTTCGATCATCAACATGATCTCGGGCCACGTCTCGATCAAGTACGGCTTCAAGGGGCCGAACATCGCGGTCGTGACGGCCTGCACCACGGGCCTGCATGCGATCGGCACGTCGGCGCGCATGATCGAATACGGTGACGCCGACGTGATGATCGCCGGCGGTGCCGAGTCGACCATCTCGCCGCTCGGCATCGGCGGCTTTACTGCGCCGCGCGCGCTGAGTACTCGCAACGACGATCCCGCGACTGCCTCGCGTCCGTGGGACAAGGACCGCGACGGCTTCGTGCTGGGCGAGGGCGCCGGCGTGCTGGTGCTCGAAGAATACGAACACGCCAAGGCTCGTGGCGCCAGGATCTACGCGGAAATCGCGGGCTTCGGCTTGACCGGCGATGCCTACCACATGACGGCGCCCGACGTTGACGGTCCCCGCCGCTCGATGACGATGGCGCTGGCCAACGCAGGCGTCAATGCCGATCAGGTGCAGTATCTCAACGCGCACGGCACGTCGACGCAGATCGGTGACATCAACGAGACCAACGCGATCAAGCTGACCTTCGGCGATCACGCCAAGAGGCTGGTCGTCAACTCGACCAAATCCATGACCGGCCACCTGCTGGGCGGCGCGGGTGGCATCGAGTCGGTGTTCACGGTGCTGGCGCTGCATCATCAGAAGAGCCCGCCGACGATCAACATCTTCAATCAGGATCCGGAGTGCGATCTCGACTATTGCGCCAATGAGGCGCGCGATCTGAAGATCGACGTCGCGGTCAAGAACAACTTCGGGTTTGGCGGCACCAACGGAACGCTGGTGTTCAAGCGCGTTTGA
- the acpP gene encoding acyl carrier protein: MSDIEARVKKIIAEQLGVEESQVTNEKAFVADLGADSLDTVELVMALEDEFGIEIPDEDAEKITTVQNAVDYATKNQKA, translated from the coding sequence ATGAGCGATATCGAAGCACGTGTCAAGAAAATCATTGCCGAACAGCTCGGCGTTGAAGAGTCCCAGGTCACCAACGAAAAGGCTTTCGTTGCCGACCTCGGTGCTGACTCGCTCGACACGGTCGAACTCGTGATGGCGCTCGAAGACGAGTTCGGCATCGAGATTCCGGACGAAGACGCCGAGAAGATCACCACGGTGCAAAACGCCGTCGACTACGCCACCAAGAATCAAAAGGCCTGA
- the fabG gene encoding 3-oxoacyl-ACP reductase FabG — MSTLKFEGQVALVTGASRGIGAAIALELAQSGLKVIGTGTTDEGAAKITAALGAYGGRGCALDVNDGTAVEALVDEIVKVYGAIHVLVNNAGITRDTLAMRLKDSDWDAVLDTNLKAVFRLSRAVIRPMMKQRYGRIINITSVVGASGNAGQANYAAAKAGVAGMTRALARELGSRSITVNCVAPGFIETDMTASLPEAQQQALLAQIPLGHLGKPADIAHAVAFLASPQAAYVTGQELHVNGGMHM, encoded by the coding sequence ATGAGCACTCTCAAATTTGAAGGACAGGTCGCCTTGGTGACCGGCGCGTCTCGCGGCATCGGTGCCGCCATCGCGCTCGAACTGGCCCAGAGCGGCCTCAAGGTCATCGGAACCGGCACGACCGACGAAGGCGCTGCCAAGATCACCGCGGCCCTGGGCGCGTACGGTGGTCGCGGCTGCGCGCTGGATGTCAATGACGGCACCGCGGTCGAAGCGCTGGTCGATGAGATCGTGAAGGTCTATGGCGCCATCCATGTGCTGGTCAACAACGCGGGCATCACGCGCGACACCCTGGCGATGCGCCTCAAGGATTCCGACTGGGATGCCGTTCTCGACACCAACCTGAAGGCGGTCTTCCGACTGTCGCGCGCGGTGATCCGACCCATGATGAAGCAGCGCTACGGGCGCATCATCAACATCACCAGCGTGGTCGGCGCCTCGGGCAATGCGGGCCAGGCCAACTACGCGGCCGCAAAGGCCGGCGTGGCCGGCATGACACGCGCGTTGGCGCGCGAGCTCGGCAGCCGCAGCATCACCGTCAATTGCGTGGCGCCCGGATTCATCGAGACCGACATGACGGCCAGCCTGCCGGAAGCGCAGCAGCAGGCGCTCTTGGCCCAGATCCCGCTGGGCCATCTGGGCAAGCCTGCCGACATCGCCCATGCCGTTGCGTTCCTTGCTTCGCCCCAGGCGGCCTACGTCACGGGGCAGGAACTGCACGTCAATGGCGGCATGCATATGTAG
- the fabD gene encoding ACP S-malonyltransferase, translating to MKSFAFVFPGQGSQAVGMLDAWGDHPAVAETLREASDALGEDVARLIHEGPKEVLSLTTNTQPVMLVAGVAAWRAWLAEGGDRPSVVAGHSLGEYSALVASGVLTLAQAAPLVRFRAEAMQQAVPVGAGAMAAILGMDAEKVKAGCAEAAASFGPGSAEVVEAVNFNDPMQTVIAGSKAAVEKACEVLKANGAKRALPLPVSAPFHSSLMKPAAQALRERLASVAFLAPQIPVVNNIDVAVVTDPASIRDALVRQAAGPVRWVETVQALRSRGVEAVIECGPGKVLAGMAKRIAPELAAASVYDPATLAETRQQLAA from the coding sequence ATGAAGTCTTTCGCATTTGTCTTTCCGGGACAAGGCTCGCAGGCGGTCGGCATGCTCGATGCCTGGGGCGATCATCCCGCCGTCGCCGAGACGCTTCGCGAGGCGTCGGATGCGCTGGGCGAGGACGTTGCCCGCCTGATCCACGAGGGACCGAAGGAAGTCCTCTCGCTGACCACCAATACCCAGCCCGTGATGCTCGTCGCCGGTGTCGCTGCGTGGCGCGCGTGGTTGGCTGAAGGCGGGGATCGCCCGTCCGTCGTGGCCGGGCATTCGCTGGGCGAGTATTCCGCGCTGGTCGCTTCCGGCGTGCTGACCTTGGCCCAGGCCGCCCCGTTGGTGCGCTTCCGCGCAGAGGCCATGCAGCAGGCAGTTCCCGTGGGCGCGGGCGCCATGGCGGCCATCCTGGGCATGGATGCGGAAAAGGTGAAAGCCGGCTGCGCCGAGGCAGCGGCCAGCTTCGGCCCGGGCAGCGCCGAAGTCGTCGAGGCTGTCAATTTCAACGACCCGATGCAGACGGTGATCGCCGGCAGCAAGGCGGCCGTCGAGAAGGCCTGCGAGGTCCTGAAGGCGAATGGCGCCAAGCGCGCGCTGCCGCTGCCGGTTTCCGCGCCTTTCCATTCCAGCCTGATGAAGCCTGCGGCGCAAGCGCTGCGCGAGCGCCTTGCTTCGGTGGCCTTCCTGGCGCCGCAGATTCCGGTGGTCAACAACATCGACGTGGCGGTCGTGACGGATCCGGCGTCGATCCGCGACGCGCTCGTGCGCCAGGCGGCGGGCCCTGTGCGCTGGGTCGAAACCGTGCAGGCCTTGAGGTCGCGCGGCGTCGAGGCCGTGATCGAATGCGGACCCGGCAAGGTCCTGGCCGGCATGGCGAAGCGGATCGCCCCCGAACTGGCTGCGGCCTCGGTCTACGACCCGGCGACGCTGGCCGAGACCCGACAACAGCTCGCTGCTTGA
- a CDS encoding beta-ketoacyl-ACP synthase III — protein sequence MTSFSRITGTGSYLPPRRVTNDDLARDLAARGIETSDQWIIERTGIRARHFADPDVTSSDLALEAARHALEAAGRSAGDIDLIIVATSTPDMVFPSAAAILQNKLGIAGCPAFDVQAVCSGFVYALTVADAMIRTGSAKCALVVGAEVFSRILDFNDRTTCVLFGDGAGAVVLEASKEPGILASDLHADGKHVGILCVPGNVSGGSVLGTPFLHMDGQAVFKLAVRVLEDAARATLEKAGKTDQDIDWLIPHQANIRIMEGTAKKLKLPREKLIVTVDEHGNTSAASIPLALDHAVRSGKVKKGDTLMLEGVGGGFTWGAVLLNY from the coding sequence ATGACATCTTTCTCTCGCATTACCGGCACCGGCAGCTACCTGCCGCCTCGCCGCGTGACCAACGACGATCTGGCCCGGGACCTCGCTGCACGCGGCATCGAAACCTCTGATCAATGGATCATCGAGCGCACCGGCATCCGGGCCAGGCATTTCGCCGACCCCGATGTGACAAGCAGCGATCTGGCGCTCGAGGCCGCCAGGCACGCACTTGAAGCCGCCGGCCGAAGCGCCGGCGACATCGACCTGATCATCGTCGCGACCTCGACGCCGGACATGGTGTTTCCGTCCGCAGCGGCCATTCTCCAGAACAAGCTCGGCATTGCCGGTTGCCCTGCTTTCGATGTGCAGGCCGTCTGCAGCGGCTTCGTCTATGCGTTGACCGTCGCGGACGCCATGATCCGCACGGGCAGCGCCAAATGTGCCCTCGTGGTCGGCGCCGAAGTGTTCTCGCGGATCCTGGATTTCAACGATCGCACCACCTGCGTGCTTTTCGGCGACGGCGCCGGCGCGGTCGTTCTCGAGGCCAGCAAGGAACCCGGAATCCTGGCGAGCGACCTCCACGCCGATGGCAAGCACGTCGGCATCCTTTGCGTGCCGGGCAACGTGTCGGGCGGCTCCGTACTCGGGACCCCCTTCCTGCATATGGACGGGCAGGCGGTCTTCAAGCTCGCGGTTCGCGTGCTCGAAGACGCTGCACGCGCCACGCTGGAAAAGGCCGGCAAGACCGATCAGGACATCGACTGGCTGATTCCGCATCAGGCCAACATCCGGATCATGGAAGGCACGGCCAAGAAGCTGAAGCTCCCGCGCGAAAAGCTGATCGTGACCGTCGACGAGCACGGCAACACCTCGGCTGCCTCGATCCCTCTGGCGCTCGACCATGCGGTGCGATCCGGCAAGGTCAAGAAGGGCGACACCCTGATGCTCGAAGGCGTCGGCGGGGGATTCACCTGGGGCGCGGTGCTGTTGAACTATTGA
- the plsX gene encoding phosphate acyltransferase PlsX gives MITLAVDCMGGDHGPRVTLAACRAFLERHPEGSLLLVGIPGALSGFSHPRATLVAATEVVGMDDPIEIALRKKKDSSMRIAIQQVKDGAAQAAVSAGNTGALMAIARYLLKTLDGIDRPAIAPQLPNSKGGATTVLDLGANVDCDAEDLLQFAVLGSALVSALTGNESPSVGLLNVGEEAIKGSETIKKASQLLRKAADSQDLNFYGNVEGNDIFKGTTDIVVCDGFVGNVTLKATEGVASMIVDFLRIEYSSGIFSRLAAIVSYPVLKALKKRLDHRRYNGAALLGLRGLVFKSHGSADEVAFGHALDRAYDAARNNLLDRVRARIAHAAPLLARQEPAAADTAALHV, from the coding sequence GTGATCACGCTTGCCGTTGATTGCATGGGCGGAGACCATGGCCCGCGCGTCACGCTCGCGGCCTGTCGAGCCTTTCTCGAGCGTCACCCCGAGGGGTCGCTTCTTCTCGTCGGCATCCCCGGCGCGCTTTCTGGTTTTTCCCACCCTCGGGCGACGCTCGTCGCGGCGACCGAGGTCGTCGGTATGGACGATCCCATCGAGATCGCACTTCGCAAGAAGAAGGACTCGTCCATGCGGATTGCCATCCAGCAAGTGAAGGATGGGGCTGCCCAAGCTGCGGTCTCCGCCGGCAATACCGGCGCGCTGATGGCGATTGCGCGGTATCTCCTCAAGACCCTCGACGGCATCGATCGGCCGGCGATCGCGCCTCAACTGCCCAACAGCAAGGGTGGTGCGACGACTGTCCTGGACCTCGGTGCGAACGTCGATTGCGACGCCGAAGACCTCCTGCAGTTCGCGGTGCTCGGTTCGGCGCTGGTCTCGGCGCTGACGGGCAACGAGTCGCCCAGCGTCGGCTTGCTGAACGTCGGGGAGGAAGCGATCAAAGGCAGCGAAACGATCAAGAAGGCGAGTCAACTGCTTCGAAAAGCGGCTGATTCGCAAGATCTCAACTTCTACGGCAACGTCGAAGGCAACGACATCTTCAAGGGAACCACGGACATCGTCGTCTGCGACGGCTTCGTCGGCAACGTCACGCTGAAGGCCACCGAGGGTGTCGCCTCGATGATCGTCGACTTCCTGCGAATTGAGTATTCGAGCGGGATTTTCAGTCGACTTGCGGCTATCGTCTCCTATCCGGTTCTAAAAGCGCTTAAAAAGCGACTTGATCACCGGAGATACAACGGCGCTGCCTTGCTTGGCCTGCGCGGGCTGGTGTTCAAGAGCCATGGCTCTGCGGACGAAGTGGCTTTCGGGCACGCTCTGGATCGCGCTTATGATGCCGCTCGCAACAACCTGCTCGATCGCGTGCGGGCCCGCATCGCCCACGCCGCGCCTCTGCTCGCGCGACAAGAACCGGCGGCGGCCGACACGGCGGCGCTTCACGTCTGA
- the rpmF gene encoding 50S ribosomal protein L32 yields MAVQQNKKSPSKRGMHRSHNALGVPGIAVEPTTGETHLRHHISPNGFYRGRKVLKTKSEA; encoded by the coding sequence ATGGCCGTCCAGCAAAACAAGAAGTCGCCGTCGAAGCGCGGCATGCACCGCTCGCACAACGCGCTGGGCGTGCCCGGCATCGCCGTCGAGCCCACGACCGGTGAAACCCACCTGCGTCACCACATCAGCCCGAACGGTTTCTACCGCGGTCGCAAGGTTCTCAAGACCAAGTCCGAAGCCTGA
- a CDS encoding YceD family protein codes for MTREFVPSRLDVNGFAEAGAAISGDEPVRNFQRLHAELVEPSDDLTVQWKAEGERRRGADGAPVPWLNLSAHTRVPMVCQRCLAPVDVVLDVDRWFRFVADETIAAAEDEEAEEDVLVASREFDLHALIEDELLMEIPVTPRHEVCPEAARLSAVDPDFEASEDARPNPFAVLKQLKPDGDK; via the coding sequence ATGACGAGAGAATTTGTCCCCAGCCGACTCGACGTGAATGGCTTTGCCGAAGCAGGTGCCGCCATTTCAGGCGACGAGCCGGTGCGGAACTTTCAGCGCCTGCACGCCGAACTGGTCGAGCCGTCCGACGATCTCACGGTGCAGTGGAAGGCCGAGGGCGAGCGCAGACGCGGTGCGGACGGCGCGCCGGTGCCGTGGCTGAACCTCAGCGCGCACACGCGCGTGCCCATGGTCTGTCAACGCTGCCTTGCGCCGGTCGACGTGGTCCTGGACGTCGATCGCTGGTTTCGCTTCGTCGCGGACGAGACGATCGCTGCCGCGGAAGACGAGGAAGCCGAGGAAGACGTGCTGGTCGCGAGCAGGGAGTTCGATCTGCATGCGCTCATCGAGGACGAACTGTTGATGGAAATCCCGGTCACGCCGCGCCATGAGGTGTGTCCCGAAGCTGCACGGCTTTCAGCGGTCGACCCCGATTTCGAGGCTTCGGAAGATGCCAGGCCGAATCCGTTCGCGGTGCTCAAGCAATTGAAGCCGGATGGGGACAAATAG
- a CDS encoding Maf family protein yields MQRQVILASTSRYRRELMLRLRLPFEVHAPDVDETPQEGEAPRALAERLALEKARAVARRFPDAVVIGSDQVADLAGEALGKPGDHARATAQLRRMRGQTLIFQTAVAVVCQATEFAQADLAPVRVVFRDLSDAAIEHYLLAEQPYDCAGSAKSEGLGIALLDAIDSDDPTALVGLPLIRTARMLRAAGVDLL; encoded by the coding sequence ATGCAACGCCAAGTGATCCTTGCCTCGACCTCGCGATACCGCCGGGAACTCATGCTCCGACTGCGCCTGCCCTTCGAGGTGCATGCGCCGGATGTAGACGAAACGCCGCAGGAGGGCGAAGCGCCGCGCGCGCTCGCAGAGCGGCTTGCCCTCGAAAAGGCCCGCGCGGTCGCACGGCGCTTTCCGGACGCCGTCGTGATCGGCTCGGACCAGGTCGCCGATCTGGCCGGCGAGGCCCTTGGCAAGCCGGGGGACCATGCGCGCGCCACGGCCCAGTTGCGCCGCATGCGCGGCCAGACGCTGATCTTCCAGACGGCGGTCGCCGTCGTCTGCCAGGCCACCGAATTCGCGCAGGCCGACCTCGCGCCGGTGCGCGTGGTCTTCCGCGACCTCAGTGACGCGGCGATCGAGCACTATCTGCTCGCCGAGCAGCCCTATGACTGCGCGGGAAGCGCCAAGAGCGAGGGATTGGGCATTGCGCTGCTCGACGCCATCGACAGCGACGATCCGACGGCGCTCGTCGGCCTGCCGCTGATTCGCACGGCCCGGATGCTGCGAGCCGCCGGAGTCGACCTGCTGTGA
- a CDS encoding SAM-dependent methyltransferase, with protein sequence MSSQTRGKLYLVPAPLDFGCDEQPDIQEALPLGTLKAAARITHWICENAKSARAYLKRVDAVAPLAAPLQEQRIQELPREVHKKGDHGGQFDARPLLAAALEGHDVGLLSEAGMPAIADPGSSVAKAAHDLGIAVVPLVGPVSLLLTLAASGLNGQNFAFVGYLPQDAEARIRRIRELEALALKTGQTQLFIETPYRNAALLQALTQTLQHNTRLAVASGLTLSSSRIRSHTVKTWRAMPGLQDERMPAVFAIGR encoded by the coding sequence GTGAGCAGCCAGACCCGCGGCAAGCTCTATCTCGTGCCCGCTCCGCTGGACTTCGGGTGCGACGAGCAGCCGGACATCCAGGAAGCCCTGCCGCTCGGCACGCTCAAGGCGGCTGCACGGATCACCCACTGGATCTGCGAGAACGCCAAGTCGGCGCGCGCCTATCTCAAGCGCGTCGACGCGGTCGCGCCGCTTGCCGCGCCCCTGCAGGAGCAGCGGATCCAGGAACTTCCGCGCGAGGTCCACAAGAAAGGCGATCACGGCGGGCAGTTCGACGCCCGGCCGCTCCTTGCCGCGGCACTCGAGGGCCATGACGTCGGCTTGCTCAGCGAAGCCGGCATGCCGGCCATCGCCGACCCTGGCTCGTCGGTGGCCAAGGCCGCGCATGACCTTGGCATCGCGGTCGTGCCGCTCGTCGGCCCCGTGTCGCTCTTGCTGACACTGGCCGCCAGCGGGCTCAACGGGCAGAACTTCGCCTTCGTGGGCTACCTCCCGCAGGACGCGGAGGCGCGAATCCGCCGCATCCGGGAACTCGAGGCGCTGGCGCTCAAGACGGGCCAGACCCAGCTCTTCATCGAGACGCCATACCGGAACGCCGCACTGCTGCAGGCGCTGACGCAGACGCTGCAGCACAACACCCGGCTGGCGGTCGCCAGCGGACTGACGCTCTCGTCATCCCGGATTCGAAGTCACACCGTGAAGACATGGCGCGCGATGCCGGGCCTGCAGGACGAACGCATGCCGGCCGTGTTCGCGATCGGCCGCTAG